A region from the Syntrophorhabdaceae bacterium genome encodes:
- a CDS encoding ComF family protein: MLSLLNCALALFYPESCVVCGADGSILCPRCIDDLRFVKETEVCPICGRWLGRRIPCAACSTAAMGFSRGVYGFYYEGALRDAVHAFKFKGRKDVGRQLVHIVAEKIRSLCGAFDSIVPVPVSEKRLRERGFNQSYIICDEISAITGGVVDHRSLAKRGGTRDQFTLSRKDRRKNVRGAFYVRDRSSVKGGRILLVDDLFTTGYTASEAARTLKEAGCADVVLFALARTP; this comes from the coding sequence GTGCTTAGCCTTCTCAACTGCGCATTAGCCCTCTTTTACCCCGAATCCTGTGTTGTCTGCGGCGCAGACGGCAGTATCCTTTGTCCACGATGCATCGACGACCTTCGGTTCGTCAAGGAGACGGAAGTGTGTCCCATATGCGGCAGATGGCTGGGAAGGCGCATCCCATGTGCAGCCTGCAGCACGGCGGCTATGGGGTTTTCCCGGGGTGTCTACGGTTTCTATTACGAAGGAGCCCTGCGTGACGCGGTTCATGCCTTCAAGTTCAAGGGCAGGAAGGATGTCGGCAGGCAGCTTGTTCATATTGTCGCGGAGAAGATCCGTTCCCTCTGCGGCGCATTCGATAGCATAGTCCCCGTTCCCGTGTCGGAAAAAAGGCTTCGCGAAAGGGGCTTCAACCAATCCTACATCATTTGCGATGAGATATCAGCAATCACCGGCGGAGTTGTCGATCACCGGTCGCTCGCCAAGCGCGGCGGCACCCGCGACCAGTTCACCCTATCCAGGAAAGACCGCCGGAAGAACGTGAGAGGCGCCTTTTACGTGCGCGACAGGTCATCGGTCAAGGGTGGGCGCATCCTGCTCGTCGATGATCTCTTCACGACGGGATACACCGCCTCTGAGGCGGCGCGGACCCTGAAGGAGGCCGGCTGCGCCGACGTGGTCCTTTTCGCCCTTGCAAGGACACCGTGA
- a CDS encoding AsmA-like C-terminal region-containing protein encodes MKKVFIILSLCIVVVLLAVFIAAYNLPAVVSHVLTRSTGVGVRVEKAGISFSDGTVAVTLGNMQFKGPLSGKVGQVSARMWLSRGIFFDRLTIKDFDIAIGKIKMGREAFSTSIGLLEVSNGVVTGEGRKLVIGSIVAENINTKKPLRFVASITDPDHAGKVRVVGESVIEKDKHRVKGSIEVDAFGLEKINGILTGTVNGKGGFTFYEGVLTLTGRCDSPKLTIRDTWLRKPLVVEKVTARSTITLKGSDVHIAVYDTAYRNAPFTIDVNMKGALFSRIDITSGLIPMSAVREYLKVDGVGYDIWTYIKDGFLKIRKITYEKKAPFTAQLELKKMKGEYEGKTLTDISGVLNIVEDKGAFSDGKGSFRASTFHDVKGTIAFGEKPRIRLAGGYTIDLQHLGEFVDMRGVVVHKGNAQGTIEVDSAKEKGVKLGGSGRVNGAELSWRGQFFGVDGSFRLAGRELIFDPVVVTGKETNVTMRGKWGPDGLTTSLKGYVDSALPGRIRARPGKVSGMALVDAQVSVADGQIAMSGNINMDDIAFGVPGFIRKTRGVNSRAMVKFARKKTGDIVVDDISGNLGIINVRASGAVSKDGRIDSRVTLRAKDTGKAASLFYLSRDLRGGELSIELAVKDLFFPMTKLPWVVGSATMKKGFMKIPGIPKVLSNIDLTADFRGHEFDVVVSGLKTGQSVLKRASLKVKGFERPRFDLVVGMDKLNTADFKSGKKFRLRSIGENGVLARSSGNVSFRAKEIGFGDTSGRDLEINAFMADRKINVSDFKLRIFDGETDVKGMIDLSGAVPSLYGNGRIARAKAGLFFGAVGGESKEISGEAFINGTLRTEGTTVKDFKANLVGDTSVYSRDGVIKRWKLLSRIFALLNVYDLVRGKIDFGKDGLTYSKLGASLTINKGICHTKNFLLDSSSMVITGAGDIDINKETIDATLEVSPLVALDRTIDKIPIVRSILKNKNKGFLYVTYKVSGPFDDPDIDTNYVGTVGTKSLEILRNILVFPREVFEKK; translated from the coding sequence ATGAAAAAGGTCTTTATCATCCTTTCCCTGTGTATTGTTGTCGTTCTCCTTGCGGTCTTCATTGCGGCATATAACCTGCCCGCCGTCGTGTCCCATGTCCTTACGCGATCGACGGGCGTGGGGGTCAGGGTTGAAAAGGCCGGTATTTCTTTCAGTGACGGCACCGTGGCCGTCACTCTGGGGAACATGCAGTTCAAGGGTCCCCTTTCGGGGAAAGTTGGCCAGGTGAGTGCCCGGATGTGGCTTTCGCGGGGGATATTCTTCGACAGGCTGACGATCAAGGATTTTGATATTGCCATTGGCAAGATCAAAATGGGGAGAGAGGCTTTCTCGACTTCCATAGGGCTTCTTGAGGTGAGCAACGGTGTCGTGACCGGCGAAGGCCGCAAGCTCGTCATAGGGTCGATCGTCGCCGAGAACATCAACACGAAAAAACCGCTTCGCTTTGTTGCATCCATCACCGATCCCGATCATGCCGGCAAGGTCAGGGTAGTGGGGGAGAGCGTCATAGAGAAGGACAAACACCGGGTCAAAGGATCCATCGAGGTCGACGCCTTCGGTCTCGAAAAGATCAACGGCATCCTGACCGGCACCGTCAATGGAAAGGGCGGGTTCACCTTCTATGAGGGGGTGCTGACGCTCACGGGGAGGTGTGATTCCCCGAAACTCACCATACGGGACACCTGGCTAAGGAAACCCCTCGTTGTCGAGAAGGTGACCGCGAGATCGACGATCACCTTGAAGGGGTCCGATGTCCACATAGCCGTTTACGATACGGCCTATCGGAATGCGCCCTTTACGATTGACGTAAATATGAAAGGCGCCCTTTTTTCCCGCATCGACATCACGTCCGGCCTCATTCCCATGAGCGCCGTGAGGGAATACCTGAAGGTGGATGGAGTTGGCTACGATATTTGGACCTATATCAAGGATGGGTTCCTGAAGATCAGGAAGATAACCTATGAAAAAAAGGCACCCTTTACCGCGCAGCTCGAATTGAAGAAAATGAAGGGAGAATATGAGGGCAAGACCCTGACGGACATCTCCGGTGTTTTGAACATCGTGGAGGACAAGGGAGCCTTCTCCGATGGAAAGGGTTCGTTCAGGGCGAGCACCTTTCATGATGTCAAGGGGACCATCGCTTTTGGTGAGAAACCTCGGATAAGGCTTGCCGGCGGGTACACCATCGACCTTCAGCACCTTGGCGAATTCGTGGACATGAGGGGTGTCGTGGTCCATAAAGGGAACGCCCAGGGGACGATCGAAGTGGACAGCGCAAAGGAAAAGGGTGTCAAACTGGGGGGCTCAGGAAGGGTAAACGGCGCGGAGCTTTCATGGAGAGGGCAGTTCTTTGGAGTGGACGGATCGTTCCGGCTGGCCGGACGGGAACTGATTTTCGATCCCGTCGTGGTGACAGGGAAGGAAACGAACGTTACCATGCGGGGGAAGTGGGGCCCGGACGGTCTCACAACCTCCCTGAAGGGCTACGTCGACTCGGCTCTTCCGGGAAGGATCAGGGCAAGACCGGGCAAGGTATCGGGAATGGCGCTCGTCGATGCCCAGGTCAGTGTGGCCGACGGGCAGATCGCAATGAGCGGGAACATCAACATGGATGATATCGCCTTCGGGGTTCCGGGGTTCATAAGAAAGACAAGGGGTGTCAACAGCAGGGCCATGGTAAAATTCGCTCGGAAGAAGACGGGCGATATAGTCGTCGATGACATTTCGGGCAATCTCGGTATAATCAATGTCCGCGCCTCGGGCGCTGTAAGCAAAGACGGCAGGATAGACAGCCGGGTCACGTTGCGCGCAAAGGATACGGGAAAGGCGGCGTCACTTTTCTACCTGAGCCGAGACCTCAGGGGCGGAGAGCTCTCCATCGAGCTTGCCGTCAAGGACCTTTTCTTCCCCATGACGAAGCTGCCCTGGGTTGTGGGTTCCGCCACCATGAAAAAGGGCTTCATGAAGATACCCGGTATTCCGAAGGTCCTCAGCAATATCGACCTCACCGCCGATTTTCGCGGTCACGAATTCGACGTTGTGGTAAGTGGATTAAAGACGGGCCAAAGCGTCCTGAAGAGAGCTTCCCTCAAGGTGAAGGGTTTCGAGCGGCCCAGGTTTGACCTTGTTGTCGGCATGGACAAGCTCAATACGGCGGATTTCAAGAGTGGCAAGAAGTTCAGGCTGCGCAGCATCGGGGAGAACGGCGTGCTTGCGCGTTCGAGTGGAAATGTATCGTTCCGGGCGAAGGAGATCGGTTTCGGCGACACCTCCGGCAGGGACCTCGAGATCAATGCCTTCATGGCGGACAGGAAGATAAACGTATCGGACTTCAAGCTGCGCATATTTGACGGCGAGACGGACGTAAAGGGCATGATCGACCTGTCCGGGGCAGTGCCCTCGCTGTACGGGAACGGAAGAATTGCCAGGGCGAAGGCCGGGCTCTTTTTTGGCGCTGTGGGAGGTGAATCCAAGGAGATATCGGGTGAGGCGTTCATTAACGGCACCCTCAGGACGGAGGGGACAACGGTGAAGGATTTCAAGGCCAATCTCGTCGGCGACACATCCGTTTACAGCAGGGACGGGGTCATCAAGAGATGGAAGCTCCTCTCCAGGATATTCGCCCTTCTGAACGTCTACGACCTCGTGAGGGGCAAGATCGACTTCGGTAAGGACGGGTTGACCTATAGCAAGCTGGGTGCTTCCCTTACCATCAACAAGGGGATATGCCACACGAAAAACTTTCTTCTCGACAGCTCCTCCATGGTCATAACCGGTGCCGGGGACATAGACATCAACAAGGAGACCATCGACGCGACGCTGGAAGTGTCGCCACTTGTGGCGCTCGACAGGACGATCGACAAGATCCCCATCGTGAGGAGCATCCTCAAGAACAAGAACAAGGGTTTTCTCTATGTCACCTACAAGGTATCAGGGCCATTCGACGATCCCGATATCGATACGAACTACGTGGGAACGGTGGGCACGAAATCACTGGAGATCCTGAGGAACATCCTCGTTTTTCCGAGAGAGGTCTTTGAGAAGAAATGA
- a CDS encoding 2,3-bisphosphoglycerate-independent phosphoglycerate mutase, translating to MIDELLLSNDNKVIFLILDGLGDIPNPAFHLKTPLEAAKKPNIDDLAMKRGVLGRIIPVGTGITPGSGPGHLSLFGYDPVVHEIGRGVLEVLGLNMELRDGDLAARANFCTIREGLVTDRRAGRIPTEETERLCSMISSSIKEVEGAEVMIKPGKSHRFAVIFRGADLSDKLTDADPHKDNKPFVHASAKAADAERAARVVNGFMDRVMELLKAEPVANGALLRGFSGKPEIRPFTGKYGMKALAIATYPMYRGIAKVLGMDVKDEPGSYDEALAILKKNYRDYQFFFFHVKETDLAGEDGNFEEKVKAIENVDRILPEISGLDPKTLVITGDHSTPCQLKGHSWHPVPLLIVTGTGETDSLAFHEKNCVVGSVGTIYSKELMPLALAHGGRLDKYGA from the coding sequence ATGATAGACGAGCTTCTGTTGTCGAATGACAACAAGGTTATTTTTCTTATTCTTGACGGTCTCGGAGACATTCCGAATCCCGCCTTCCATCTGAAGACTCCCCTTGAAGCCGCAAAAAAACCGAACATCGACGACCTTGCCATGAAAAGGGGTGTCCTCGGCAGGATCATACCTGTCGGTACGGGGATCACGCCAGGGAGCGGTCCGGGTCACCTGAGCCTTTTCGGATATGATCCCGTTGTTCACGAGATCGGCCGCGGCGTTCTCGAAGTCCTCGGCCTCAACATGGAATTGCGTGACGGCGACCTTGCGGCACGAGCCAATTTTTGCACCATCAGGGAAGGCCTCGTGACCGACCGGAGGGCCGGCCGGATCCCGACGGAAGAGACGGAGCGGCTTTGTTCCATGATCAGCTCCTCCATCAAGGAGGTCGAAGGCGCCGAGGTTATGATCAAACCGGGCAAATCCCACCGGTTTGCCGTCATATTCCGGGGCGCGGACCTCTCCGACAAGCTTACCGACGCCGATCCCCACAAGGATAACAAACCCTTCGTGCACGCCTCGGCGAAGGCGGCGGATGCCGAACGTGCGGCCCGGGTGGTGAACGGTTTCATGGACAGGGTCATGGAGCTCCTGAAGGCCGAGCCGGTGGCCAACGGCGCATTGCTTCGCGGCTTTTCCGGGAAACCGGAGATCAGACCCTTTACCGGGAAGTATGGCATGAAGGCCCTCGCTATCGCGACGTATCCCATGTACAGGGGGATCGCGAAAGTCCTCGGCATGGATGTCAAGGATGAACCGGGGAGCTACGACGAAGCCCTGGCCATACTGAAGAAGAATTACAGGGACTATCAATTCTTTTTCTTCCACGTGAAGGAAACGGACCTTGCCGGTGAAGATGGCAATTTCGAAGAAAAGGTAAAGGCGATAGAGAACGTTGACAGAATCCTTCCCGAGATATCCGGCCTCGATCCGAAGACGCTCGTTATCACCGGCGATCATTCGACGCCCTGTCAGCTGAAAGGGCACAGCTGGCATCCCGTACCCCTTCTTATCGTCACCGGAACAGGTGAAACGGACAGCCTTGCCTTTCATGAAAAGAACTGTGTTGTCGGGAGCGTAGGGACGATATACAGCAAAGAACTCATGCCTCTGGCCCTTGCCCATGGAGGGCGGCTCGACAAGTACGGTGCTTAG
- a CDS encoding tetratricopeptide repeat protein — translation MRYKIFFFVLALFLVFYFYIAHLNPENVKFYYGGARPVELSLAEFIIASFCLGVIISIIISFFYDVKTTIASWMAKRSERKSEEYLELLEKARHYDLKGDRDKAIEHLDKLSRTNPGREETYIALADIYVSMEDYEKARGALDLAEASIGKAENVLFKKVKVNIASRDFSKNESVLKDILLINESSLKALKMLRDLYIWKKDWAGAYDVELKIKRHVKTDEEARRLIGIRYEKAYTLFNERFSENVDKIIDDLKEIISDDKRFIPAYILLGEAYKKAGKLNEAGRIYGRGYTKTGHIEFLLKMEDLYIDRGDPGVILKIYQRVLDVSPEDHLISFLYARLCLRLEMIDEAIDTLNTLIAEGEDFKGLHRAMAEAYIHRGELENAVEEFRGAFPIEQQVYIPFFCTKCQAIKEEWSDFCESCYSWNTINVKKEEFLHADMNELRTLYDEAEWTRGDSL, via the coding sequence ATGCGGTATAAGATATTCTTTTTCGTTCTGGCGCTCTTTCTGGTCTTTTATTTTTACATTGCGCATCTGAACCCGGAAAATGTGAAGTTTTACTACGGAGGGGCGCGGCCGGTCGAACTGTCGCTGGCCGAGTTCATAATAGCGTCCTTCTGCCTCGGTGTTATCATATCGATCATTATCAGTTTCTTCTACGATGTGAAGACCACGATAGCGTCGTGGATGGCGAAGCGCTCCGAGCGTAAGAGCGAAGAATACCTTGAACTTCTCGAAAAGGCGCGGCATTACGACCTCAAGGGCGACCGGGACAAGGCCATAGAGCACCTGGACAAACTTTCGCGCACCAACCCCGGTCGGGAAGAAACATACATTGCCCTCGCCGACATTTACGTTTCCATGGAAGACTACGAGAAAGCAAGGGGGGCCCTCGATCTCGCGGAGGCAAGCATTGGGAAGGCGGAAAACGTCCTTTTCAAGAAGGTGAAGGTGAATATAGCCTCCAGGGATTTCAGCAAGAACGAAAGTGTGCTGAAAGACATACTCCTGATAAATGAATCGAGTCTCAAGGCGTTGAAGATGCTCCGGGACCTCTACATCTGGAAAAAAGACTGGGCCGGAGCCTATGATGTGGAATTGAAGATCAAGCGCCACGTCAAGACCGACGAAGAGGCGAGGCGGCTCATCGGTATCCGGTACGAAAAGGCATACACCCTCTTCAACGAGCGATTCTCCGAGAACGTGGACAAGATCATCGATGACCTCAAGGAGATCATAAGCGACGATAAGCGTTTCATACCCGCGTACATCCTCCTCGGGGAGGCATATAAGAAGGCAGGCAAGCTCAATGAGGCCGGGCGGATCTATGGAAGGGGCTACACAAAGACGGGCCATATCGAGTTCCTGTTGAAAATGGAAGACCTTTACATAGACAGGGGAGATCCGGGCGTCATTCTGAAGATCTACCAGAGGGTTCTCGACGTGTCCCCCGAGGATCACCTCATATCCTTTCTATACGCGCGGCTCTGCCTGCGGCTAGAGATGATCGACGAGGCCATTGATACGCTCAACACGCTCATCGCCGAGGGAGAAGACTTCAAGGGCCTCCATCGGGCGATGGCCGAGGCCTATATCCACCGGGGAGAGCTGGAAAACGCCGTCGAGGAGTTCCGTGGCGCCTTTCCGATAGAACAGCAGGTCTACATACCTTTTTTCTGCACCAAGTGCCAGGCCATAAAGGAGGAATGGAGCGACTTCTGCGAGAGCTGTTACAGCTGGAATACGATAAATGTGAAAAAAGAGGAATTCCTCCACGCCGACATGAACGAGTTGCGCACGCTTTACGATGAGGCAGAATGGACCCGAGGTGATTCACTATGA
- a CDS encoding glutamate-5-semialdehyde dehydrogenase, whose protein sequence is MKPEKLAQKAKGASDILAHASSDEKNGVLERLAQALEKNQDYLYEENMKDVKAAEKEGLPGSLIDRLRIDDKVVREMQGSLRDVVALPDPVGEIVKVWKRPNNLLVGRMRIPIGVILIIFESRPNVTIEAFSLCLKSGNCVILKGGSEAYHSNKALYRLIVDTLEGSKIPPDAVQFVETSDREYIYKLLEREEEIDLVIPRGGEALIRSIVERSRIPVLKHYKGVCHIYVDDEADQAMAVGVAVNAKVQKPATCNALETLLVHEKIAKSFLPKVHKELTRQGVTVKGCEKTAAVLAGIKKATTQDWSMEYLDLTLAVRVVRDMDEAVDHIRKYGSGHTDAIITTNYGRAWKFLREVNSSLVLVNASTRLNDGFQLGLGAEMGISTTRLHAFGPMGLEELTVTKFLAFGDGQLRT, encoded by the coding sequence ATGAAACCGGAAAAGCTGGCTCAAAAAGCAAAAGGGGCTTCGGATATCCTGGCCCATGCGTCTTCGGACGAGAAGAACGGGGTGCTGGAACGCCTCGCCCAGGCGCTCGAAAAGAACCAGGATTACCTCTATGAAGAGAATATGAAGGACGTAAAGGCCGCAGAAAAGGAAGGCCTGCCCGGGAGCCTCATCGACCGTCTTCGCATTGACGACAAGGTGGTCAGGGAGATGCAGGGGAGCTTGAGGGACGTTGTCGCGCTGCCGGACCCCGTGGGGGAGATCGTAAAGGTCTGGAAGAGGCCCAACAACCTTCTCGTGGGAAGGATGAGGATCCCCATCGGGGTCATTCTCATCATCTTTGAGTCTCGGCCCAACGTAACGATAGAAGCCTTTTCGCTGTGCCTGAAGAGCGGCAACTGCGTGATTCTGAAAGGCGGCTCCGAGGCGTATCATTCCAACAAGGCCCTCTACCGGCTTATCGTGGATACCCTTGAGGGATCGAAGATCCCGCCCGATGCCGTCCAGTTCGTCGAAACATCAGACCGCGAATACATCTACAAGCTTCTCGAAAGAGAAGAGGAGATAGACCTCGTCATCCCCCGCGGCGGCGAGGCCCTCATCCGCAGCATCGTGGAACGCTCCCGCATACCCGTCCTCAAGCATTACAAGGGCGTATGCCATATCTATGTCGATGACGAGGCCGATCAGGCGATGGCCGTCGGTGTGGCCGTCAATGCCAAGGTGCAGAAACCGGCGACATGCAACGCCCTCGAGACCCTCCTCGTCCACGAGAAGATCGCAAAGAGCTTTCTGCCGAAGGTTCACAAGGAACTCACCCGGCAGGGTGTCACGGTGAAGGGATGCGAGAAGACGGCGGCGGTGCTCGCAGGCATAAAAAAGGCGACGACCCAGGATTGGTCCATGGAATACCTCGATCTCACCCTGGCCGTCAGGGTCGTCCGGGACATGGATGAAGCCGTCGATCACATCAGGAAATACGGTTCGGGTCACACCGACGCGATCATAACGACGAATTACGGCAGGGCCTGGAAATTCCTCCGCGAGGTCAACTCCTCACTGGTGCTTGTCAACGCCTCGACACGGCTCAATGATGGTTTTCAACTCGGCCTCGGCGCGGAGATGGGTATCAGCACCACGAGGCTCCACGCCTTCGGGCCCATGGGCCTCGAAGAGCTTACGGTAACGAAGTTCCTCGCTTTCGGTGACGGCCAATTGAGAACGTAA
- the nadD gene encoding nicotinate-nucleotide adenylyltransferase, whose amino-acid sequence MAIGVFGGTFNPVHMGHLRVAEEIREDFDLASVYFVPSHVPPHKDAGTAGPAGERLRMLKAAVKGNAFFRVSDLEIKRGGISYTIDTLKKLERRFDEIYFIIGADAFRQIDTWYHYEELFYHAGFIVMMRPSSPPADIPGMLPEGVRRKLTALEGNACRHESGKKIYLRPVTKIDVSSTKVRSLLRGNRSIKYLVPPGVEKIIIERGLYRS is encoded by the coding sequence ATGGCTATAGGCGTTTTTGGCGGAACTTTCAACCCGGTGCACATGGGGCATTTGCGTGTTGCCGAGGAGATCAGGGAGGATTTCGATCTCGCCAGCGTCTATTTCGTTCCGTCGCATGTCCCTCCCCACAAGGACGCCGGCACCGCCGGCCCTGCGGGGGAGCGTCTTAGGATGCTTAAGGCAGCGGTCAAAGGCAACGCCTTTTTCAGGGTCTCCGATCTCGAGATCAAAAGAGGCGGGATATCGTACACCATCGACACACTGAAGAAGCTGGAGCGGCGCTTTGACGAAATCTATTTCATTATTGGCGCCGACGCATTCAGGCAGATAGACACATGGTATCACTACGAAGAACTGTTCTACCATGCCGGTTTTATCGTCATGATGAGGCCGTCTTCGCCGCCTGCCGATATCCCCGGCATGCTGCCGGAGGGCGTGCGCAGGAAATTGACGGCCCTTGAGGGCAATGCCTGCCGCCATGAGTCAGGCAAAAAGATATACCTTCGCCCGGTGACGAAGATTGATGTTTCTTCGACGAAGGTGAGGAGTCTCCTCCGGGGCAACCGGTCCATCAAGTACCTTGTACCGCCCGGCGTGGAGAAGATAATAATTGAAAGGGGGTTGTACAGGTCCTGA
- a CDS encoding TraR/DksA family transcriptional regulator, producing the protein MNKETVEFYQKRLLKMRENILNKAKKLKEDSYNLGTDGTQDMADAASNTYNADILMSISDNDLTLLKDIDNSLDKLNKGTYGICEECEEKISEKRLEANPVARYCITCKRQMEEKGL; encoded by the coding sequence ATGAATAAAGAAACCGTTGAATTCTACCAGAAGAGACTTCTCAAGATGCGCGAGAATATCCTTAACAAGGCGAAAAAGCTGAAAGAGGATTCCTATAATCTCGGGACGGACGGGACCCAGGACATGGCCGATGCGGCAAGCAACACCTATAACGCCGATATCCTGATGAGTATAAGCGACAACGACCTTACCCTCCTCAAAGACATCGATAATTCCCTCGACAAATTGAACAAGGGAACCTACGGTATCTGCGAGGAATGCGAGGAGAAGATCAGCGAGAAAAGACTTGAAGCAAATCCCGTGGCACGGTATTGTATAACCTGTAAGCGACAAATGGAGGAGAAAGGGTTATAA
- the proB gene encoding glutamate 5-kinase, translated as MKKQGTHMNRLVIKIGTSVLLDDAKKISTGKIRDIARQVRKVKESGTDVIIVSSGAIGCGMETVGLARKPKEMAKRQALASIGQVLLMKMYRENFEKKGMKVSQILLTHEDIKNRARCLNLTNTLDTLLKMGVVPVINENDALSFTEIKFGDNDNLSALIAQIATADLLLILSDVEGLFDRDPNRYPDAKMIPVVRKIDEDIEGTAAQSASEKSVGGMVSKLEAAKKAGMYGIPTRVVLGDSKDVILRVVEGRQVGTLFLPGRKLARRKWWTAFAFKSKGVIWVDEGAARAVVGNGKSLLPSGIVRIDGHFTSGDCVEMKNASGTILARGIANYSSSEMERIKGLKSLDIEKELGYKYTEEVVHRDNMVVI; from the coding sequence ATGAAGAAGCAAGGTACACACATGAACCGTCTCGTTATCAAGATAGGGACCTCTGTCCTGCTCGATGATGCAAAGAAGATCAGTACCGGCAAGATACGGGACATTGCCCGGCAGGTCAGGAAGGTGAAAGAGTCGGGCACGGATGTCATCATTGTTTCCTCGGGTGCGATCGGCTGCGGCATGGAGACCGTCGGCCTCGCCCGCAAGCCCAAGGAGATGGCAAAACGGCAGGCCCTGGCATCTATCGGCCAGGTCCTCCTCATGAAGATGTACCGGGAGAACTTCGAAAAGAAGGGCATGAAGGTGAGTCAGATACTTCTCACCCATGAAGACATAAAGAACAGGGCCCGCTGCCTCAACCTCACCAATACGCTGGACACCCTCCTGAAGATGGGTGTTGTCCCCGTGATCAACGAAAATGACGCCCTTTCCTTCACGGAAATAAAGTTCGGCGACAACGACAACCTTTCGGCGCTGATCGCACAGATCGCCACCGCCGACCTTCTTCTCATCCTCTCCGATGTGGAAGGGCTCTTCGACCGCGATCCCAACCGCTATCCCGACGCGAAGATGATCCCCGTCGTCCGCAAGATCGACGAGGACATAGAGGGCACCGCGGCACAGTCGGCGAGCGAGAAGAGCGTAGGGGGCATGGTGAGCAAGCTTGAGGCCGCCAAGAAGGCAGGCATGTACGGCATACCCACGCGTGTTGTTCTCGGCGACAGCAAGGACGTGATATTGCGGGTGGTCGAGGGGCGGCAGGTCGGGACGCTCTTTCTCCCGGGCCGAAAGCTCGCGCGCCGGAAATGGTGGACGGCCTTCGCCTTCAAATCCAAGGGTGTCATCTGGGTCGATGAAGGGGCCGCGCGCGCCGTTGTCGGTAACGGCAAGAGCCTTCTTCCCTCCGGGATCGTCAGGATCGACGGTCATTTCACGAGCGGCGATTGCGTCGAGATGAAGAACGCCTCGGGCACGATCCTGGCAAGGGGAATCGCGAACTATTCCTCCTCCGAGATGGAGAGGATCAAGGGCCTGAAAAGTCTTGATATCGAGAAAGAGCTTGGATATAAATACACGGAAGAAGTTGTCCATAGAGACAACATGGTGGTGATATGA
- the rsfS gene encoding ribosome silencing factor produces MKTDELVEVFGRLADDKKAIDVVIMDLSGLTDIADYFVIASGTSERHVRTIADGIREGMKQEETKPSVVEGYDQGRWIILDYQNVIVHIFLGSLRELYDLESLWIEAKRHRVKKENKNIEVGNE; encoded by the coding sequence ATGAAAACCGATGAATTGGTAGAGGTATTTGGAAGGCTGGCAGACGACAAGAAGGCTATCGACGTTGTCATAATGGACTTGAGCGGTCTTACGGACATCGCCGACTATTTCGTGATCGCCAGCGGCACCAGCGAACGCCACGTAAGGACCATCGCGGATGGGATACGGGAAGGCATGAAACAGGAAGAAACGAAGCCCTCCGTCGTAGAAGGTTACGACCAGGGGCGATGGATCATCCTTGATTATCAGAATGTCATCGTCCACATCTTTCTTGGATCGCTCAGGGAACTTTACGACCTGGAAAGCCTGTGGATAGAGGCCAAGAGGCATAGGGTCAAGAAAGAAAATAAGAACATAGAGGTGGGGAATGAATAA